One window of the Taeniopygia guttata chromosome W, bTaeGut7.mat, whole genome shotgun sequence genome contains the following:
- the LOC100189940 gene encoding putative protein kinase C inhibitor/ASWZ variant 6: MFHDLSPHAGMLFLVMPKEPVIRLSEAEDSGKSLLGHVMIVGKMCVAHLGLTNGFRMVVDEGPEGGQSVYRIHLPVLGGHLLGWPPG, from the exons ATGTTCCATGATCTTTCACCCCATGCTGGGATGCTTTTCCTAGTCATGCCTAAGGAGCCAGTTATCAGGTTGTCTGAAGCAGAAGACTCTGGTAAATCT cttcttgGGCATGTAATGATTGTTGGCAAGATGTGTGTTGCTCACCTGGGCCTGACCAATGGATTCCGGATGGTTGTGGATGAAGGGCCCGAGGGTGGGCAGTCTGTCTATCGCATACATCTACCTGTTCTGGGTGGCCATCTGTTGGGCTGGCCGCCTGGCTAA
- the LOC121468354 gene encoding uncharacterized protein yields the protein MKLVSRDTLTNIEFSLYFRYEHDGNDWDPASAAEDPTTRSRSSRHRGILREPIGAVTLRHSQRPLERGTRPLDIVKALRGCLLAHWKQGNFGQDLHRGKLIDYCNTWWPEYVLQGGEKWPPNGTLQHNTILQLMLFCICEGKWDEVPYIDLFFYLQDKPEWQVECGLMVVKASTSDKCEVCVKEKRCLEHFALKESLSWRSDTDVDLQVAPTRPREPNPILPAPTPTSSPASADPILPSPISPTQTLSPYPPLPPSPDPSSPGDDLNLTVVHRRGEDGSKGDSDSGDESESAIPVSHRTRNRSKPAPVLARKDLGRQKRTVIAPLRQGIGAEGMVFVKVPFSSADLVIWKQSAGTFWENADKVARVVKMIMKTQNPDWDDIQVILDTLMDSTEKEMVLKAAKERAREDIRNRLVMGTLDDNFPTEDTGWYPNAPGHMQKLKKYQEWVQMGVQNAVPKTINWSKLYEIRQEKKESPTVFLERLKEAARKYTDLQTDTPQAKIQLALIFQGQSQDDIRRKLQKQEGEELRNLDKLLEVAWKVYNNREKEISKRQQQNLLAVIQGKGNPGIRGRGRGGCGQGRGGGLGRGHGGTAVPKLGFNQCAFCLQEGHWMNECPNRFYQGKQPSQDQDIAKLMVVGQYSSCLENSKEPFVTIKLGDRAVKFLVDTGATYPLLNDLQGQIGDKQTTIVGATGKEENQPFLQPLELCFGNKVLTHEFLYVPECPIPLLGRDLLAKLDAVITFENGELLMKIPESKTGQILMIKEKPAPSIPREVEDAVIPSVWETDIPGKSKLAQPIHVELKEGAKAVQVKQYPIKPEAQQGMVKIIDKFLKYQILEECESEYNTPIFPVRKPNGEYRLVQDLRAINEITKDIYPVVANPYTLFTSVKETYKWFTVIDLKDAFFCIPLHKESKNLFAFEWENPGNGRKT from the exons ATGAAGCTTGTTTCCCGCGACACGCTCACCAACATTGAATTTTCACTCTATTTCAGATATGAGCATGATGGAAATG ATTGGGACCCTGCGAGCGCTGCTGAGGACCCCACGACCCGATCACGCTCCAGCCGGCACCGAGGGATTCTCAGGGAGCCCATCGGCGCCGTGACCCTCCGCCACTCACAACGTCCCCTGGAGAGAG GCACCCGTCCGTTAGACATCGTGAAAGCGTTGCGG GGGTGCTTATTAGCACATTGGAAACAAGGTAATTTTGGGCAAGACTTACATAGGGGTAAGTTAATTGATTACTGTAATACATGGTGGCCAGAATATGTCTTGCAAGGTGGTGAAAAATGGCCACCGAATGGAACATTGCAACATAACACTATTTTGCAATTGATGTTGTTTTGTATATGCgaaggaaaatgggatgaggttccgtatattgatttgtttttctacttGCAAGATAAGCCAGAATGGCAGGTTGAATGTGGATTGATGGTAGTTAAGGCATCTACAAGTGATAAGTGTGAGGTTTGTGTGAAGGAGAAACGTTGTTTAGAACATTTTGCATTGAAAGAAAGTCTGAGTTGGAGGAGTGATACAGATGTTGATTTACAGGTAGCCCCCACAAGACCAAGAGAACCTAACCCTATCCTGCCTGCCCCTACCCCTACTTCATCACCTGCTTCAGCCGATCCTATTTTGCCTAGTCCTATTTCACCCACTCAAACCCTCTCTCCCTATCCTCCTCTTCCACCATCACCAGACCCCTCTTCCCCTGGAGATGATCTAAATTTAACTGTGGTACATAGAAGGGGGGAGGATGGAAGTAAAGGAGATAGCGATAGTGGAGATGAAAGTGAATCTGCAATACCGGTATCTCATAGGACTCGGAATCGGTCAAAGCCCGCCCCGGTCTTGGCCAGAAAAGATCTGGGTAGACAGAAGCGGACTGTGATTGCCCCCTTACGACAGGGAATAGGAGCGGAGGGGATGGTGTTTGTAAAGGTACCTTTTTCCTCTGCGGATTTAGTAATTTGGAAACAATCAGCTGGAACTTTTTGGGAAAATGCTGATAAAGTGGCAAGAGTGGTAAAAATGATTATGAAAACTCAGAATCCAGATTGGGATGATATACAAGTAATATTAGACACCCTAATGGATTCTACAGAGAAAGAGATGGTACTTAAAGCAGCCAAAGAAAGGGCAAGGGAGGATATCAGAAACAGGCTTGTAATGGGAACCCTAGATGATAATTTTCCAACCGAGGATACAGGGTGGTATCCTAATGCACCTGGGCATATGCAGAAGCTGAAGAAATATCAGGAGTGGGTCCAGATGGGCGTTCAAAATGCTGTACCTAAGACTATAAACTGGTCTAAATTGTATGAGATAaggcaggagaagaaagaatCCCCTACTGTGTTTTTGGAAAGGCTTAAGGAGGCAGCAAGAAAATACACAGATCTCCAAACAGATACACCACAAGCAAAGATTCAGCTCGCTCTCATTTTCCAGGGGCAGTCACAGGATGACATTAGGAGAAAACTGCAAAAACAAGAAGGGGAAGAATTAAGAAATCTGGACAAATTGCTTGAAGTAGCTTGGAAAGTATATAATAatagggaaaaggaaataagtAAAAGGCAACAGCAAAACCTCTTGGCAGTAATACAAGGGAAAGGAAACCCAGGCATCagagggaggggcagggggggctgtggacaggggaggggaggtgGACTTGGCAGAGGACATGGGGGAACTGCTGTGCCAAAATTAGGATTTAACCAGTGCGCTTTTTGCCTGCAAGAAGGTCACTGGATGAACGAGTGTCCAAACCGGTTTTACCAAGGCAAGCAGCCAAGCCAAGATCAAGATATTGCAAAATTAATGGTGGTGGGACAATACAGCAGCTGTCTAGAAAATAGCAAGGAACCTTTTGTGACAATAAAGCTAGGTGATAGAGCAGTAAAATTCCTGGTGGATACAGGGGCCACGTATCCTTTACTGAATGATTTGCAGGGACAAATTGGggacaaacaaacaacaatagTCGGGGcaacagggaaggaggaaaatcagcCATTCCTACAACCCTTAGAACTGTGTTTTGGAAATAAGGTCCTGACGCATGAATTCCTGTATGTGCCTGAGTGTCCAATTCCCCTTTTAGGTAGAGATTTATTGGCAAAACTTGATGCGGTGATAACCTTTGAGAATGGGgaacttttaatgaaaatacctGAATCAAAGACAGGACAAATTTTAATGATTAAAGAAAAACCAGCTCCCTCTATTCCTAGGGAAGTAGAAGATGCAGTAATTCCTTCAGTATGGGAAACAGATATACCTGGGAAATCTAAATTAGCACAGCCAATACATGTTGAATTAAAGGAAGGGGCAAAAGCAGTACAGGTTAAACAGTATCCTATAAAACCAGAAGCACAGCAGGGAATGGTAAAAATTATTGATAAATTcttgaaataccaaattttagaagaatgtgaatcagaatataatacacctatatttccagtgaggaaaCCCAATGGTGAGTATAGGCTAGTGCAGGATTTGAgagcaataaatgaaataactaAGGACATTTATCCAGTGGTTGCCAATCCCTACACATTGTTTACATCAGTGAAAGAGACATATAAATGGTTTACAGTAATTGATCtaaaagatgcctttttctgCATACCCCTTCACAAAGAAAGTAAGAACCTGTTTGCCTTTGAgtgggaaaatccaggaaatggaagaaagacCTAG